Proteins encoded together in one Luteimonas fraxinea window:
- a CDS encoding phasin family protein, translated as MSYQLNEQFTAALRQFADAAAQFNRLTLENAETLFGLHISTFNDNTNATFAFVNEAIEVRDMDGFKALWPKGAQVARENVERLVSAGQETLGRTVKTHEAIAGLAKSHVESATADVRAEAEKVVKATAKTTKR; from the coding sequence CGAGCAGTTCACGGCCGCGTTGCGTCAGTTCGCCGATGCCGCCGCCCAGTTCAACCGTCTGACTCTCGAGAATGCCGAGACGCTGTTCGGTCTCCACATCTCGACGTTCAACGACAACACCAACGCCACGTTCGCCTTCGTCAACGAAGCGATCGAAGTGCGTGACATGGATGGCTTCAAGGCCCTGTGGCCGAAGGGCGCGCAGGTCGCACGCGAGAACGTCGAGCGTCTCGTCAGCGCCGGCCAGGAAACCCTGGGCCGCACGGTGAAGACGCACGAAGCCATCGCCGGCCTCGCCAAGTCGCACGTCGAATCGGCCACCGCCGACGTCCGCGCCGAAGCCGAAAAGGTCGTCAAGGCCACCGCGAAGACCACCAAGCGCTGA
- a CDS encoding DUF3037 domain-containing protein codes for MQRVYDYAVIRVVPRVEREEFINAGVIVSCQGARTLVAAIALDPARLHALDPHADMDTLHRHLDAIVRICRGDADGGPIAALPARARFHWLTARRSSMIQVSPVHTGRTDDPEGLCARLMARMVLPPGPVRGA; via the coding sequence ATGCAGCGGGTCTATGATTACGCGGTGATCCGGGTCGTGCCCCGGGTCGAACGCGAGGAGTTCATCAACGCGGGCGTCATCGTGTCGTGCCAGGGCGCGCGCACGCTTGTTGCGGCGATCGCACTGGACCCGGCGCGGCTGCACGCGCTCGATCCGCATGCCGATATGGACACCTTGCACCGGCATCTAGACGCGATCGTGCGCATCTGCCGCGGCGATGCCGATGGCGGGCCGATCGCTGCGCTGCCCGCGCGCGCGCGCTTTCACTGGCTCACCGCGCGGCGCAGTTCGATGATCCAGGTCTCGCCGGTCCACACCGGGCGTACCGACGATCCCGAGGGGCTGTGTGCGCGGCTGATGGCGCGCATGGTGCTGCCGCCCGGTCCCGTACGCGGCGCATAA
- a CDS encoding HipA family kinase: MRSVEATRYVTPLREGGSLPAVVEADDDGMYVMKFRGAGQGAKALVAELIGGEFARLLGLPMPEIVFIDLDPDLAATEPDSEIQHLIRASAGCNLALDYLPGAINFDPAVEPPDADLASRIVWFDAFICNVDRTARNTNLLVWHRRLTLIDHGAALYFHHDWDSATRIATGPFARIADHVLLPFASALDAADAALSARITEDDIRRIVALVPDSWLAVEPRFADADAHRAAYVEFFCTRLAHRSAFVGEAQRAHAAGL; encoded by the coding sequence ATCCGCAGCGTCGAGGCCACGCGCTACGTCACGCCACTGCGCGAAGGCGGCTCGCTGCCGGCGGTCGTCGAGGCCGACGACGACGGCATGTACGTCATGAAGTTCCGCGGCGCGGGGCAGGGCGCGAAGGCGCTGGTTGCCGAGCTGATCGGTGGCGAGTTCGCGCGCCTGCTGGGCCTGCCGATGCCGGAGATCGTCTTCATCGATCTCGATCCGGATCTGGCCGCGACCGAGCCCGATTCCGAGATCCAGCATCTGATCCGCGCCAGCGCAGGCTGCAACCTCGCGCTGGATTATCTGCCCGGCGCGATCAACTTCGACCCCGCGGTCGAGCCGCCCGATGCCGATCTCGCATCTCGGATCGTCTGGTTCGATGCCTTCATCTGCAACGTCGACCGCACTGCGCGCAATACCAATCTGCTGGTGTGGCACCGCCGGCTGACGCTGATCGACCACGGCGCGGCGCTGTATTTCCACCACGACTGGGACAGCGCGACGCGCATCGCGACCGGACCGTTCGCGCGGATCGCCGACCATGTGCTGCTGCCGTTCGCGAGCGCGCTCGATGCCGCTGATGCGGCGCTGTCTGCGCGCATCACCGAAGACGACATCCGCCGCATCGTCGCGCTGGTGCCCGACAGCTGGCTGGCCGTCGAACCCCGGTTCGCCGATGCCGATGCGCATCGCGCGGCCTATGTCGAGTTCTTCTGCACGCGCCTGGCGCACCGGTCGGCATTCGTCGGGGAGGCGCAACGTGCGCATGCAGCGGGTCTATGA
- the ung gene encoding uracil-DNA glycosylase, whose amino-acid sequence MSDIRLEPSWKAHVGDWLRREDMQALSGFLRQRKAAGARIYPPGPEIFAAFDATPFDAVKVVILGQDPYHGAGQAHGLCFSVRPDQRVPPSLDNMYKELERDIGLPRPDHGWLMPWAQRGVLLLNAVLTVEEGKAGAHQGKGWEGFTDHVVDVLNRERENLVFLLWGSYAQAKGKVIDTNRHCVLRTTHPSPLSAYRGFLGSGHFSKTNNFLRKRGIAQIDWSLPKRSEVDA is encoded by the coding sequence ATGTCGGACATCAGACTCGAACCTTCCTGGAAAGCGCACGTCGGCGACTGGCTGCGCCGCGAGGACATGCAGGCGCTGTCGGGGTTCCTGCGTCAGCGGAAAGCGGCGGGTGCGCGGATCTACCCGCCGGGGCCAGAGATCTTTGCGGCTTTCGATGCGACGCCGTTCGATGCGGTGAAGGTCGTGATCCTCGGCCAGGACCCGTATCACGGGGCCGGGCAGGCGCACGGGCTGTGTTTTTCCGTACGTCCGGACCAACGCGTGCCGCCGTCGCTGGACAACATGTACAAGGAACTCGAACGCGATATCGGCCTGCCGCGGCCTGATCACGGCTGGCTGATGCCCTGGGCGCAGCGCGGCGTGCTGCTGCTCAATGCGGTGCTGACGGTGGAAGAGGGCAAGGCCGGCGCGCATCAGGGCAAGGGCTGGGAAGGCTTCACCGATCACGTGGTCGATGTGCTCAACCGCGAGCGCGAGAATCTGGTGTTTCTGCTGTGGGGCAGCTACGCGCAGGCCAAGGGCAAGGTCATCGACACCAACCGCCACTGCGTGTTGCGCACCACGCACCCGTCGCCGCTGTCGGCCTATCGCGGCTTCCTCGGCAGCGGGCATTTCTCCAAGACCAACAATTTCCTGCGCAAGCGCGGGATTGCCCAGATCGACTGGTCGCTGCCGAAGCGATCGGAGGTCGACGCATGA
- a CDS encoding response regulator — MHDLRHLAGDAPRVMVVDGSKLVRRLIGDVLRQALADVEVVECTGLAEAVVALDAAPVDLVSTALSLPDGDGLQLARRVREATGQRYVPVIVVSGDAQSHLEARRFTEDVTDHFDKALGHRALAEFIRGYVQPAPIPDAHVLYVEDSRTVALATRRMLEAQQMRVTHVLSAEDALAYLDAYRDGPAAPGADLLLTDVYLKGELSGHDLLRAVRRDFGYGKRRLPVLVMTGDGNHDNQVALLRAGANDLVVKPAEERVLATKALFQLRLAAMPG, encoded by the coding sequence ATGCACGACCTCCGTCATTTGGCCGGCGACGCGCCCCGGGTGATGGTCGTCGATGGCTCCAAGCTCGTGCGTCGACTGATCGGCGACGTGCTGCGGCAGGCGCTGGCCGATGTCGAAGTGGTCGAATGCACGGGGCTGGCCGAAGCCGTGGTCGCGCTCGATGCGGCGCCTGTCGATCTTGTCAGCACCGCGCTGTCGCTGCCCGATGGCGACGGACTGCAGCTCGCACGCCGCGTGCGTGAAGCCACCGGCCAGCGGTACGTCCCGGTGATCGTGGTCTCGGGCGACGCGCAGTCGCATCTCGAAGCGCGCCGTTTCACCGAAGACGTCACCGACCATTTCGACAAGGCGCTCGGGCATCGCGCGCTGGCGGAATTCATCCGCGGCTACGTGCAGCCGGCGCCGATTCCCGACGCGCACGTGCTCTACGTCGAAGACAGCCGCACGGTCGCACTCGCCACGCGGCGCATGCTCGAGGCGCAGCAGATGCGCGTGACCCACGTGCTCAGCGCGGAAGATGCACTGGCCTATCTCGATGCGTATCGCGATGGCCCGGCCGCGCCGGGCGCAGATCTGCTGCTGACCGATGTGTACCTCAAGGGCGAACTCAGCGGCCACGACCTGCTGCGCGCGGTGCGGCGTGATTTCGGCTACGGCAAGCGGCGCCTGCCGGTGCTGGTGATGACCGGCGACGGCAACCACGACAACCAGGTCGCGCTGCTGCGCGCGGGCGCCAACGATCTGGTCGTCAAACCGGCCGAAGAGCGGGTGCTGGCGACCAAGGCGCTGTTCCAGTTGCGGCTCGCAGCGATGCCGGGCTGA
- the ftsX gene encoding permease-like cell division protein FtsX, whose translation MPEAPRNQPVRSGASPIGTWVDHHGYSVLASLGRLFKKPWSAALTIGVMAVALALPLGLWLVLDNVGRLGGSIDASREISVFLKQDVDGPRAEALAGELRGRGDVGSVVHRSPDEGLAELRERGEFGDAIDVLGENPLPHVLIVTPGGDEMLLAESLRTLPESELVQHDAQWRERLDGWLRFGGRVVWVLAALLGIGALLVVGNTVRLDIQSRRDELGVLQLLGATDGFIRRPFLYLGAWYGLAAGAVALGLLALAGLALQPPLAELAASYGAAFALRGFGPVGVVAVLAGATALGWCGGGIVTGHFLRQTRPTDT comes from the coding sequence ATGCCTGAGGCGCCCCGCAACCAGCCCGTGCGCAGCGGCGCGTCGCCGATCGGTACCTGGGTCGACCATCACGGCTACAGCGTGCTGGCCAGCCTTGGTCGGTTGTTCAAGAAGCCGTGGTCGGCCGCGCTGACGATCGGCGTGATGGCGGTGGCGCTCGCGCTGCCGCTCGGCCTGTGGCTGGTGCTCGACAACGTCGGTCGCCTCGGCGGCAGCATCGACGCCTCGCGCGAGATCAGCGTGTTCCTCAAGCAGGACGTCGACGGTCCGCGCGCCGAAGCGCTGGCTGGCGAACTGCGTGGCCGCGGCGATGTCGGCAGCGTCGTGCATCGCTCGCCCGACGAGGGGCTGGCGGAATTGCGCGAGCGTGGCGAGTTCGGCGATGCGATCGACGTGCTCGGCGAGAACCCGCTGCCGCACGTGCTGATCGTGACGCCCGGTGGCGACGAGATGCTGCTGGCCGAATCACTGCGCACGCTGCCGGAATCGGAACTCGTCCAGCACGACGCGCAGTGGCGCGAACGGCTCGACGGCTGGCTGCGCTTCGGCGGCCGCGTGGTCTGGGTGCTGGCGGCGCTGCTCGGCATCGGCGCGCTGCTGGTGGTCGGCAATACGGTGCGGCTCGATATCCAGTCGCGCCGCGACGAGCTCGGCGTGCTGCAGCTGCTCGGCGCCACCGACGGTTTCATCCGCCGGCCGTTCCTGTATCTCGGTGCCTGGTACGGGCTGGCCGCCGGCGCGGTCGCGCTCGGTCTGCTGGCACTGGCCGGGCTCGCACTGCAGCCGCCGCTCGCCGAACTCGCGGCGAGCTATGGCGCGGCATTCGCGCTCCGTGGCTTCGGCCCGGTGGGCGTCGTGGCCGTACTGGCCGGTGCAACGGCGCTGGGCTGGTGCGGCGGCGGCATCGTCACCGGGCATTTCCTGCGCCAGACGCGGCCCACCGACACCTGA
- the ftsE gene encoding cell division ATP-binding protein FtsE: MSVLRFDNVSKQYPGGHVALSEVSFDVAAGEMLFVTGHSGAGKSTLLKLIHLAERPSRGAVVFGERNLLKVRGRKVAMHRRDIGVVFQDHRLLPDRTVFDNIALPLILRGMRRPEIGKRVRSVLERLALGARERALPTQLSAGEQQRIGIARAIVGEPMLLVADEPTGNLDPTLSAEIMALFAELPERGTSVLIASHDLGLVKRMKKRTLVLDHGTLADDISPEDLADA, translated from the coding sequence ATGAGCGTTCTGCGATTCGACAACGTCAGCAAGCAGTATCCGGGCGGCCATGTGGCGCTGTCGGAAGTGAGTTTCGATGTGGCGGCCGGCGAGATGCTGTTCGTCACCGGCCACTCCGGCGCGGGCAAGAGTACGCTGCTGAAACTCATCCATCTGGCCGAGCGGCCGAGCCGCGGCGCGGTGGTGTTCGGCGAGCGCAATCTGCTCAAGGTGCGCGGCCGCAAGGTCGCGATGCATCGCCGCGACATCGGTGTCGTGTTCCAGGATCACCGCCTGCTGCCCGACCGCACCGTGTTCGACAACATCGCGTTGCCGCTGATCCTGCGCGGCATGCGCCGGCCGGAGATCGGCAAGCGCGTGCGCAGCGTGCTGGAGCGGCTGGCGCTGGGCGCGCGCGAACGTGCGCTGCCCACGCAGCTCTCTGCCGGTGAACAGCAGCGCATCGGCATTGCCCGCGCGATCGTCGGCGAGCCGATGCTGCTGGTCGCCGACGAACCCACCGGCAACCTCGATCCCACGCTGTCGGCCGAAATCATGGCGCTGTTCGCCGAGCTGCCCGAGCGCGGCACCAGCGTGTTGATCGCCAGTCACGACCTTGGTCTGGTGAAGCGCATGAAGAAGCGCACGCTGGTGCTCGACCACGGCACGCTCGCCGACGACATTTCGCCGGAGGACCTCGCCGATGCCTGA